Genomic DNA from Syntrophorhabdales bacterium:
GGCACCTACCGTGCTTCGGTCACAGCCCCCTGCTTCAGTGTGTGCCCGACCAAGCTGAAAATACCCCACTACGTTGAGGCGATTGCAGAAGGGAGATTCACCGATTCCCTCAGTACAATCCGTGAGGATACGTGCCTCGCGGGCATCCTCGGCAGGGTTTGTGTGCGGCCCTGTGAGTCGAACTGCAGAAGAGCCAATATCGACGAAGCGATTTCGATCAAGTATCTGAAACGCTTCGTTGCAGATTTTGAACTGGAGAAAGAGAAACAGCCCGACATCAAGAGAGCGGCCGCTAATGCTAAAAAGGTCGCCGTGATCGGCGCAGGTCCCGCCGGACTCTCCGTTGCCTATTATCTGGGCCAGATGGGCTATAACGTTACAATCCTCGAGCGCCTTGGCGAGCCGGGCGGCATGGCAGCCGTCGGAATACCAGACTACCGCCTGCCTCGTCCGATAGTCGGTGGCGAAACCGACTTGCTATCAGGCCTCGGCGTGGAGATCAAGTACGGCGTCAACGTGGGAAAGGATGTCACCATGGCCGAACTGCAGAAGGAATATGATGCGATCTTCATCGGTGTCGGCGCGCATGGAAGTTCTCCCATGGGCGTTGATGGTGAGGACAGAGGCTACAGGGGCTTCATACCCGGGGTCAAATATCTGCTCGACGTCAACAACGGAAAAGATCCGTATCCTGAAGGGAAGAAGGTGGTGGTGGTCGGTGGCGGCAACGTGGCCATGGACTGCGTGCGTTCGTCCTTTCGCGTGGGAAAGCCTGACGTAAATCTCGTCTACCGCAGGACCAAAGCGGAGATGCCTGCTGACCCGGTCGAGATCCACGATGCGGAAGAAGAGGGTGTAAAATTCCACTATCTTTGCAATCCCACACGCATCATCGAAAAAGATGGCAAGGTGGTGGCCGTGGAATTGATCCGCATGGAACTGGGCGAACCCGATGCAAGCGGCCGCAGAAGACCGGTTCCTGTGCCCAATTCTGAATTCATCATAGAGACTGATATCCTGATCCCTGCGATCGGGCAGGTGGTCGATTTCGGCTTTCTCGCAGGGATTGAAGGCTTGCAATTGACCAAGTGGAAGACCGTGCAAGTCAATCAGGAAACATTTGAGACCACGGCAAAGGGCA
This window encodes:
- a CDS encoding FAD-dependent oxidoreductase produces the protein MAGVLFSYWQGELVDNRGKSREEFSAPKRLRLPEEFAAGEPIKAFMGWDGIALFDEKVDIVDMCVKYVEAVQKESCGRCLPCRIGTKVILDRLKAISAGQGSKEDLGFIESLSSEIRQGSKCQIGQTGLVPLLHAMDHFSESFERCIAGQKAVGGTYRASVTAPCFSVCPTKLKIPHYVEAIAEGRFTDSLSTIREDTCLAGILGRVCVRPCESNCRRANIDEAISIKYLKRFVADFELEKEKQPDIKRAAANAKKVAVIGAGPAGLSVAYYLGQMGYNVTILERLGEPGGMAAVGIPDYRLPRPIVGGETDLLSGLGVEIKYGVNVGKDVTMAELQKEYDAIFIGVGAHGSSPMGVDGEDRGYRGFIPGVKYLLDVNNGKDPYPEGKKVVVVGGGNVAMDCVRSSFRVGKPDVNLVYRRTKAEMPADPVEIHDAEEEGVKFHYLCNPTRIIEKDGKVVAVELIRMELGEPDASGRRRPVPVPNSEFIIETDILIPAIGQVVDFGFLAGIEGLQLTKWKTVQVNQETFETTAKGIFSAGDCETGPDVLVRACGNGKRAAWKIDQYLRGEQVAPRVEERFNTLFSTVKVYQKDENLGITGGDKRLHLRMLEPETRKWNFDEVEEGYKVNEAMKEASRCLRCFRIGMVAV